TGAATAATTAGAAATCCTCCGTTGGCCTGGTGCAATGCTCCCGGCTTGATCTGGGTAAAGTCGGTTTTCAAAGCCCCCATTTCGTTTTTATATTCTATACTTCCTAAAAGATTATAGTAACTGGGGTTGGTTTCTTGAATCATGGGCGCATATTCTTTTTTACTGTTATCAATAAATAAATTAACCTGATAGCGGTTCATAAAATTTCCTTTGGGTTTCATCTGCATCATCAGCATTTCCTGAGGGCTCTGGGCCCCTTTGGATTTACCGTTTTTAAACTGCTTGATATTTTCAAGAATATCCTGTTCCAGCTCGTGTAGATAATCCACAACTTTTTGCCGTTTACCGTAGGCTTTAAACAGATCCTTCAGGTGTTCGTTTAGAACATAGTAGCTGACCCGTTTTTCCAGTTTTTTAATCTCCTCCCGGGCCTTTTCTTCAATACTGCGAAGCTCATTGAATAGATCGATGGTTTCCAGATTCAATTTTTCCGACTTTTCCCGCAGCTCTTGAATTTCTTCGGTGCTCAGCTCTTCATACTCTTCCTGACTCATGGGTTTTCCGTCGCTTAAGGGTGCGGTGACCAGCCCCTGCTCCGTTTCCCGAAAAACAAAGCCATGCTTCTTCGCAATTTCGTTGAGTTTTTGAATGACTTCTTTATGCTTTTGCTGATATTGTTGATGAATTTCACTCTTTTGGGTTTCATAATCCGTACCGGAAAAAGCATTCGGAATTTCTTCCAACAGCTTATCGATAACCTGTTCCAAATCTTTTTTAAATTCCTTTCCGGTACCTTTATCCATGGAAAGAGCCTTCGGTTTATCCGGGGTGGAAAAATTATATACATAGACCCAATCATCCGGTGCCTTCATTTCTTTGGCATGTTCTTCAGTAATGGACCGGGCATAGCTATTTCTTCCGGTACCGCTTAAGCCGGAAATATAAACGTTATAGCCTTTTTTCTTTACATTCAGTGAGAACTCCAGGGCTTTCGTCGCCCGTTCCTGTCCGATAATCCCCCTAAGGGGCTTTAAGTCTGCGGTGGTTTCAAAATCCAAGTCTTCGATTTTACATGAACTGGTAAGCTTCTCCGGTTTCACTTTTAAATTATCAATCATACCTTCACATCCTTTTTATAAGTTTATGTATTTATACCTCTTTTTAAGGATTTTAAAAGGTTTTTTGTAAATAAACTCTTAAAGCATCAACCCCAGGCGAATAACTAATACGCTGATTAGCAGAAAAATGAAGTTTTCCAGCTTTCCTCCGGTTTTAATATAAAAAGGGAAACGCACTTTTTTATCCAGAGGCCAAAACAATCTGAGCCCCTGTTTCGTAAACATATCGGAAAAAATATGGGAGCCCATTCCGATCCCCAGAATCACGCTGTAATTTGGATAACCGTAAAAGGTTGTAATTTGATGGGTTGCAAAAATCACTAAGGCTAAAAATAACAAAGAATGGGACAGTCCCCGATGATTGCTGATAAGCAAAAGCAGCAACAAAAACCCCACCCACGCTAAGGGATAATGATGATAATAATAAGCAGCAAAAATACTGAGAAGGGCCACCAGACCATGGGTGATATTTCTCAAGGTGCGGAACCCTTTTTTCGCAAAGGATTTCGACATGACAAAGCCCATAAATATCATGAATAGGATCCCATGGAAGATCGGGGTATTCTCAAAGGCAAGGTACCCTGCCACCAATAAGATCCCCAGGAGTAAAAACC
The window above is part of the Isachenkonia alkalipeptolytica genome. Proteins encoded here:
- a CDS encoding metal-dependent hydrolase, translating into MMGRTHAAFGVFTVLFTATIIGLSFYDHELNVVSIGVALLGALLPDMDMGGSSLSKGFGVVKADLIEKIWFLLLGILLVAGYLAFENTPIFHGILFMIFMGFVMSKSFAKKGFRTLRNITHGLVALLSIFAAYYYHHYPLAWVGFLLLLLLISNHRGLSHSLLFLALVIFATHQITTFYGYPNYSVILGIGMGSHIFSDMFTKQGLRLFWPLDKKVRFPFYIKTGGKLENFIFLLISVLVIRLGLML